One Planktothrix sp. FACHB-1365 genomic window carries:
- a CDS encoding cupin domain-containing protein encodes MSQTVWNLQDKIQYSDNGILSSVIWKDNICQYTLFCLAEGTDISEHTSSRNATVQVLEGQGILTLNGEEIRLEPGVFIFMTPNAPHRLKAESNLAFLLTLSILEDH; translated from the coding sequence ATGAGTCAAACTGTTTGGAATTTACAGGATAAAATTCAATACTCAGACAATGGAATTTTAAGTTCCGTGATTTGGAAAGATAATATCTGTCAGTATACCTTATTTTGTTTAGCAGAAGGAACGGATATTTCTGAACATACCTCTAGTCGAAATGCAACAGTTCAAGTTTTAGAAGGACAAGGAATTTTAACGTTAAATGGCGAAGAGATTCGATTAGAACCCGGAGTTTTTATCTTCATGACTCCTAACGCTCCCCATCGGTTAAAAGCCGAGTCTAATTTAGCTTTTTTACTGACCCTATCTATCCTAGAAGATCATTAG
- a CDS encoding iron uptake porin, which translates to MNKVLLNTLKQSPGVLGAALLLTNAALATEAPSEKLANAADPASITIEAARAVAPSGQNTDLQHQANSESSAEQLALSVAPDADVAVEPTNLVNGESPTQMEPQTVATAQPITSPASEFVSASSEASVPLQTAQASEFQVAQMEAVESPETQGLGLEQINEYSEVTDVLEQVTSVSQLSDVQPTDWAFQALQSLVERYGCIAGYPDGTYKGNRAMTRYEFAAGLNACLERVNELIAASVANLVTREDLAVLQRLQEEFAAELATLRGRVYALEARTAELEANQFSTTTKLRGEVIFWMGDAAGDRATNNVVGNFAPEDSDPTEAYFGYRARLNFDTSFTGQDLLRTRLEAKSIPNLANYDITNTLMSRTAIDGVNNGIVLDDLYYRFPVSNGKGQVYVGANGLDLDDIYDYVTPFGGSGDGAVSRFGRYNPTTFRGPEGTGVALKYAFNDKFKLNLGYLASQAEYADQGRGLFNGGYSTGLQLLFNPSPKIGVSLEYNHRYFSSDDMASTSSLISGGTGSWIANRPFGDNSTTTENLGFQANWRLSKNFELGGWFGSTWADQKQGGNNTATIINWAVTLAFPDVFKEGGLGGLIVGMPPQVTSHDISALEDKDTSIHIEGFYRYPINDYIAITPGFYVVTNPDHNSDNSTIVVGTLRTQFRF; encoded by the coding sequence GCAGCAGATCCGGCTTCAATCACCATCGAAGCTGCCCGTGCTGTTGCCCCGTCTGGACAAAATACTGATTTGCAACATCAAGCCAATTCCGAGTCATCCGCAGAGCAACTGGCTCTGTCAGTGGCTCCTGATGCTGATGTTGCCGTTGAACCTACTAATCTGGTCAATGGTGAGTCTCCGACTCAGATGGAACCGCAGACTGTTGCCACGGCTCAACCTATCACCAGCCCCGCTAGTGAATTCGTGAGTGCGTCCTCAGAGGCTTCAGTACCGCTACAAACTGCTCAAGCTTCTGAGTTCCAAGTCGCTCAGATGGAAGCGGTTGAATCCCCGGAAACCCAAGGATTAGGTTTAGAACAGATTAATGAGTATTCTGAGGTCACTGATGTCCTAGAACAAGTGACATCGGTTTCTCAATTATCTGACGTTCAACCCACGGACTGGGCTTTCCAAGCCTTACAGTCCCTGGTTGAACGCTACGGTTGTATCGCGGGTTATCCCGATGGCACCTATAAAGGCAACCGTGCCATGACCCGTTACGAGTTCGCGGCGGGTTTAAATGCCTGTTTAGAACGGGTTAACGAACTGATTGCGGCTTCTGTCGCTAACTTAGTCACCCGTGAAGATTTAGCCGTCCTGCAACGCTTACAAGAAGAGTTTGCAGCCGAATTGGCAACCCTGCGCGGTCGCGTTTATGCCTTAGAAGCAAGAACCGCAGAATTAGAAGCGAATCAGTTCTCGACCACCACCAAACTGCGTGGGGAAGTGATCTTCTGGATGGGTGATGCAGCAGGCGATCGCGCGACTAACAACGTTGTGGGTAACTTTGCCCCCGAAGATAGCGATCCGACGGAAGCTTATTTCGGCTATCGGGCTCGTTTAAACTTTGATACCAGCTTTACTGGACAAGATTTATTAAGAACCCGGTTAGAAGCTAAATCCATTCCTAACCTTGCTAACTACGACATCACCAATACCTTGATGAGTCGTACCGCCATTGATGGTGTCAACAACGGCATTGTTTTAGATGACTTGTACTATCGCTTCCCCGTCTCCAATGGCAAAGGTCAAGTCTACGTCGGGGCCAATGGTCTTGACTTAGATGATATTTATGACTATGTAACTCCCTTCGGTGGTTCTGGGGATGGTGCCGTGTCCCGCTTTGGTCGCTATAACCCAACGACCTTCCGTGGCCCGGAAGGAACTGGGGTGGCTCTGAAATATGCCTTCAATGACAAATTCAAACTGAACTTAGGTTACTTAGCCAGCCAAGCTGAATACGCTGATCAAGGTCGTGGCTTGTTCAATGGCGGTTACAGCACAGGTCTACAATTGCTGTTTAACCCCAGTCCTAAGATTGGTGTTTCTTTGGAATATAACCACCGCTACTTCTCCTCTGATGACATGGCGTCTACTTCATCATTGATCAGTGGAGGTACGGGTAGCTGGATTGCCAATAGACCCTTTGGTGACAATTCCACAACAACGGAAAACTTAGGGTTCCAAGCCAACTGGCGTCTCTCCAAAAACTTTGAGTTAGGCGGCTGGTTTGGTTCAACCTGGGCAGATCAAAAACAAGGTGGTAATAATACCGCAACCATCATAAACTGGGCGGTCACCTTGGCATTCCCTGATGTCTTCAAAGAAGGTGGCTTAGGTGGTTTAATTGTCGGTATGCCTCCCCAAGTGACCAGCCACGATATCAGTGCTTTAGAGGATAAAGATACCTCAATTCATATTGAAGGGTTCTATCGTTATCCCATCAACGACTACATCGCCATTACTCCGGGCTTCTATGTCGTAACTAACCCGGATCATAACAGCGACAACAGTACGATTGTTGTCGGAACACTGCGGACTCAATTCCGGTTCTAA